The Clostridia bacterium DNA window TCGACAATACCTACCTTGACTTGCATCTTTTTATATTCATTAATAAATTTATTTAATACTTTTGCAGGGGCGACAGGATCATCTAATCCAATCGCAATTGAAGTAGGTCCTTCAAGAGCATTAACTACATCATCATAGTCGCTATCCTGAATAGCTAGCTTTGCAAGAGTGTTTTTTACTACTCTATATTCTACATTTGACTCTCTGAAACGCTTTCTCAAGTCTGTATCTTCTTCAACAGTCAAACCTTTATAATCAGTAAATATAACACAGCTAGCATTGTTTATCTTTTCCTTTAGATCACGTACAACCTGTTCTTTTAACTCTCTGTTCTTTGGCATTAATACTTCCACCTCCTACCTCTTAAGTTGGTTACCTGAAAAATTATCGGATATAACAAAAGCCTTCTGCGTAGACATCAAGAAGGCTTATAATATACATATATTATCTAAAACCTCGGTAGGACGACATTTTAAAAAATAAATGTCCATTAAGCATCGAGCACCTACTGTCTACGGTAAATATTCAATTTACTCCGTAATATTAACACAATCTATAAGTAAAGTCAATAATATTTTTAAAGTTTAACAGGATTTATCTTTATCCCAGGTCCCATTGTAGTGGATAACACTACATTTTTCAGATAAGTCCCTTTTGCAGCTGCAGGTTTAGCTTTTATAATAGCATCCATTATTGTTTTTAGGTTATCCATAAGTTTTTCCTGTCCAAAAGACACCTTACCGATAGGAACATGAATGATCTTTGTCTTGTCAACTCTGTACTCAATTTTACCAGCTTTGATATCTTTCAAGGCTTTCTCAATATCCATAGTTATAGTCCCTGATTTAGGATTAGGCATAAGGCCCTTGGGTCCTAAAATCCTCCCAAGTCTTCCTACGATTCCCATCATATCAGGTGTTGCCACCACTACATCAAAATCTAGCCAATTTTCATTCTGAATCTTTGCGACATATTCCTCTGCTCCTACATAATCAGCGCCAGCTTTTTCAGCTTCTTCCGCCTTATCCCCTTTAGCAAAGACTAGAACCCTTACTTGTTTACCAGTTCCATGGGGGAGAACAACAGCACCCCTTACCTGTTGGTCTGCATGTCTTGGATCTACGCCTAGTCTAACTGCCAGTTCAACAGTCTCATCAAAATTTGCCTTACCCGTCTTTAAAATAAGATCTACAGCTTCTTCTGGATCATAAAGCGCGTGTCTATCGATTAGCTTTAGACTTTCTTGATACTTTTTTCCTCTTTTCATATTTTCATCCTCCTCTGTGGTATTAGCGGTAATATCCTCCCACTCAAATCCATAGCAATAAATTATTCTTTAACTGTTATACCCATACTTCTGGCTGTACCCTCTACCATGCTCATTGCAGTTTCAATGCTGGCAGCATTTAAATCTTTCATCTTCAATTCTGCTATATCTTTCACATCTTTTTTTGATACGCTAGCTACTTTATCTAAATTCGGTCTGCCTGAAGCCTTATCAATCCCTGCTGCTTTCTTCAACAGCACAGCTGCTGGCGGAGTTTTTGTTATAAAAGAAAAAGATCTATCCTGATAAACAGTTATAACAACAGGAATAATCAACCCTGCCTGACTTGCAGTCTTTTCATTAAATTCTTTGCAAAACCCCATTATATTCACTCCATGTTGACCTAATGCTGGTCCAACTGGCGGAGCAGGAGTAGCCTTCCCTGCAGGTATTTGCAACTTTATCAATCCAACTACCTTCTTTGCCATGCCTAACACCTCCCTGTATAGCTAAAAAAATTATATCTTTTGAACCTGATTGAATTCTAATTCAACAGGGGTCTCTCTGCCAAACATAGATACAGATACCCTTATTTTTTGCTTGTCTGGCATTATCTTTTCAACAACGCCTATAAAGTTTTCCAGCGGTCCTGATGTGACTTTTACATTCTCACCTATTTCCACATCGATTTTAATTGGGATATCCTCAACCCCCAATTCTCTCAC harbors:
- the rplJ gene encoding 50S ribosomal protein L10, which gives rise to MPKNRELKEQVVRDLKEKINNASCVIFTDYKGLTVEEDTDLRKRFRESNVEYRVVKNTLAKLAIQDSDYDDVVNALEGPTSIAIGLDDPVAPAKVLNKFINEYKKMQVKVGIVDGKIVGVDDIKALADLPPREVLIAKALAGMNSPITGLVNVMQGTIRNLVYALNAVKDKKQ
- the rplA gene encoding 50S ribosomal protein L1, which produces MKRGKKYQESLKLIDRHALYDPEEAVDLILKTGKANFDETVELAVRLGVDPRHADQQVRGAVVLPHGTGKQVRVLVFAKGDKAEEAEKAGADYVGAEEYVAKIQNENWLDFDVVVATPDMMGIVGRLGRILGPKGLMPNPKSGTITMDIEKALKDIKAGKIEYRVDKTKIIHVPIGKVSFGQEKLMDNLKTIMDAIIKAKPAAAKGTYLKNVVLSTTMGPGIKINPVKL
- the rplK gene encoding 50S ribosomal protein L11, which encodes MAKKVVGLIKLQIPAGKATPAPPVGPALGQHGVNIMGFCKEFNEKTASQAGLIIPVVITVYQDRSFSFITKTPPAAVLLKKAAGIDKASGRPNLDKVASVSKKDVKDIAELKMKDLNAASIETAMSMVEGTARSMGITVKE